The DNA region ACCGAACATTTTGTAACCCCTGTATCAAATTAGATTATCTTTAAGACTCATCTAATTTGCCATTCAATTTCCAGCTAAAACCGAAATTAGACCAATAAAGCATGAAACAAACCTGTCTTCTTAGACGCCGAAGAGTCTTCACCAACAAGTCAGCATTCCTATGAATTCCAACCCAGCAACCATTGACAAAAATCTTAGCAGCCTGCGGAATGACGGCCGGTGATATCTCCTGCAGAAAATAGGTCACATGGTAAATCAAAATGTTTTAATAGAAGGTATAACAAAATAAAATCGCATCTGCACACTGAGAAGGATACAAAAAACAAACCTCAAAATTTTCTGTGCCCCACTCCTCCAAAAATTCCAAAATTGGATTTGCAGCAGAACCAACAGTAATATATACCATCAAGGCAAGATTTTTAACCAAGCCACAAGCCTGTGCACAAGGCACATGGAATTATAGGACAACTGAATAATGAACTTTCTTTGATTAAGAAAATGTGAGTTAGGACACCACACTTACTTGTCCTTCTGGTGTTTCAGCAGGACACATCATTCCCCAATGAGAATTATGCAACTGGCGGGGTTTTGCCAATTTACCTATTGGTAAGATTAGAACAAAATTTTAAAATCAAGTCTTCAAGGAGAAGAAAGTGTTACGATATAAAATCTGTAACATCCACCTTCACGCCCAATGGGGGAGTTCAGCCTCCGGAGATGTGATAGTGTAGAAGCATAGGTCAGGCGATTAAGCACCTTTGTAAGAAGGAAGATCAGCAATTTTTCACTAAATGAGTCATAAGTACTGCTTTAAATCATAAAGTGATCAAGAAAAATAGACACCTGAGAAACCCCCGCTCTGGTTCCAGCTTGGTTAGCCTGTCCCCAGTTTCCAGTAGCAAGGGAATACTTCAAGCCACTGGTAATAGTTTTTGCTTTTATAGCAAATTGCAAATTAACTTCCTTTCCATTATCCACACACTAGAATCAAGGAAGAAGAGGAGTTAATAACTACCATGACTAATTGGGAAGAGGGGAGGATTCATAATTTAGACAGTATGAAACCTTTTGCACATAAGATCTGACATCTCTTGTTAACTTCCTGAAAAGCTGTTAGTTGCAGGAGAAAAAACCAAAGTCAGGACTAATCCAGAAAAAGGAACCAACACCATTCCAACATTCTGGTATATTTAGACAAACCATTCTAAACAGTCCACCAAGCAATGGACCAGCAAGATCTAGCCTTTTGTTGCCATAATGATCCCGGTCATCCTCAGCTCTTCGACCAAGAGCGCACATCAGTAGGCGGTGAATAATGTATCTGCAAAACAGTACAGAAAATTACCCTCTACTTTCAGTAGAAATTAATATTTGCAGATGCCTCGCAACCAGACAAGGAGCACGTACCCAAAATAGTATGCCTTCTTAGTTTCACAGAATTCACCAACACCAACATGAGGCAACATTTCCTTTTGAAGTATTTCTTTTGCATACCTGAAAATAGAAAAATAGGAGTATTAGCAACTATTACTCAAAACTCTAGTGATATAATGTCAACTCTTTGCTCGACATACTTAATTCTCTTTTCTCGAGTGACACCAACTGTAGCGCCACGCTTTCCGATATAATCCAGAGCAACCTATGAACAATCAAACTAAAGCTTTTAAAAGAAGAAACATAAGCAAGAGTTTGGTTCAAAACGTGCCACAAGTAACAAATGATAAAACAACATGCTCGAAGCAAGCAAACGAAACTAGTTGAAGTAAAACAGAACAAACTTCCACCTGTCTAGCAGCTGAACAAGTACCTGTTGATTTTGAATGACAAAAGCTTCCTCCAGGGATGGGCGTAGCAACTCCATCATTTGTGTATCTGAGAAGTCATAACATATGTGCTCCAGAATATCTTTGTCAGCAACAAACCCTAATGCTCGAAAAACAATGATAATGGGAATGTCTGCACGAATATAGGGCAGAGTAGCACGGATATATTGACCGGATGAACCCTGCAGTACAAGGAACACATCACATATGTAACATCTCATAAGACCAGCTGGCCTCACTGCAGTACTGTACCCTGAATTGTACAGGATGACAGCTACTTGAACATGCACTTATTGAGCACTAATTTTTAAAAAACTTATAAGAAGTCACTAACCCCTTTTGCTCCTGCTCGTGAAAGCATCCGTACAAACATGCTGCTGGCTGGCCTGTTCTGGTTCTCAGCCATAGAACGGACTTCAGCCACATATGCATATTTATTAGGCTGCCTCTTCTTAAAAACATAGACATGGTTGGTGCTCATCTTCTCCTGGGCAATAAGAACCTTTTCGCTTCCATTGATAATGAAATAACCGCCTTGGTCATAAGGACACTCCCCAAGTTCAGTCAGATCCTTCTCAGATTGTTGATATAGTGTGCAGTAACTAGAACGCAACATGATTGGAACCTGCAGGTTATTACAAGGTTGAGGAGTGAACAATACAATTGTGAAAACTGTCTTCATATTAAGTACAGCACCTTCCCGATGAACACTTTTGGATAATCTGAAGTCTCTGTAACTTCCTCACAGTCATGTCCTTTCTTCATTACTCTGTATGATACATCAACATACAGTGGCGCAGAGTATGTTAGGTTCCTGAGCCTTGCCGATTTTGGAAACAAAGTAGCTGTCTCTCCATCAGCCTCTGTCATCATTGGCTTGCTGAGGTAGATTTGACCAAAGCTGATCTTGTGCAGAGTCTAATGAAGAACATAATGGAATCATAAGTCACAAAGAGAATGGTAAAAGGATAAACAACTAGATAAGTCGGATTCCACTGAGACAACATGAAATCAGGAAGATTAAGCCTTAAAAGAAGAGCTATTAATGAAATTGTATTGGTACATGTTATTTTCGTCATGGATGGATACTTTTCACATATAGAAAGAATATCATGCTATATTTCTAGGACTTTGTGATGATTAAAATGACCCAAACATCAGATTGCTATGATCAAattattcttttttctcttTAAAGATTTTGGATCTGCACAGTAGCCCCACAATTAGTGAAGACAACTGCTGAATTTGCCATCAAAAGATTTCAGAATACAACTAGAACATTTTCATACAAGTTTCACTTTATAATCTTTCATACTTACTAAGAAAAGGAGAAATGTTTAGTTCTCTTCACTTTCCACCCTAGCATAAAGATGTTTTGTCTTTGCTGGTGAGTGCTTCTGTGCAAAAAGATCCGTAAATCCAACTCATGTCTCACATGACTTCTCTAAGAGAATTCAAAAAGTTCAGTTAACTTATTTATTTTCTGCGAGTGCTTTGCTAACATCATATATTGATTTCACAGAAAATATCAATGCTAATCTGTGGATTGTGTTCTCCTTTGCAAGCACTTCAGCTGCCATTATCCATTAATTTATTTGTACATCACATCAGGAAGTTTCACAAACAAATAATTACAAGTGGTGCGATACCCAAGAACCTTATGATGAACTCCACATATATGCTACCTTCATCATAAGATCAACTCCATATATGTCTAGTGACAATCACTAAAAACGTCCTCGTTCAATGTACAAAACTCACTCTAGCCTCTTGTTGTGCTAGCCTTGTTAAAACTCAAGCATTCCCCACCGCATCAAACAAGCAAACTGCAGAAGCTAATTTAGTCTAAACACAGAACCGAACAATCCCACCCTCTGAGATTCCAAATTGACCACCAATGTCAGGGTTTAGGGCTTGGACGTATCAATGCAAAATTCTCCCTGCAGACAGAAAATTGAACAGCAGTAATGGCATGCTTTTGTACCAGCTCCAAAACCCTAAGTGCATCCAATCAAGCAGGTGACTAGCAAAAGGGTGGCTAAGTGCTGAGCCCTGCCCGTCGCTACCGAGACGCCACAACATACCACGCTCCCCCAACCCTAATCGCCCAATCTAGCAGCAGCAAATAGCGAAAAAAAATTCAAGCCACGCTTGCTAGGATCGATCAGGGTGGGGCAACAACCTCGGCGAACTCGGCCTGGCGGCCGGGGTTGTGCTGCGACTCGGGGCGGATCTCGATATCGGCGGACTCGTCGACAATCTCCTGCATGGTGTTCTGGATGAACTCGTCGAAGGAGTCGAGCTGCTGGCGCACGAGTCCCTTCTCCTCGAAGTAGGCGGAGATGACGGCCCAGGCGTCCTCCTGAGTGATCTCCTCCTCGTCCCGCTGCTCGGCATCCCCGTCCCCGTCCCCGTCCTCGTCCATCTCGTCCGCGTCCCCGCCGCCGTACCCcacctcatcctcatcctccgCGTACCCCGCGTGGCCGCCGCGGTGCTGGTGGTGGCCGCCGTAACCCATCTCCATCCCCTCCTCGTACTCGTCGTCCTCCATGGCCGGAACCCTAGCCCGAATGTGCTGGCTGACGCGCGGGGTCGGGGCGGGAGTCTGTGTATCGGCGAACCGCAGCCGCCTCTCGCGAAAGCAAGAGGAGAAGAGGTAGGGGGCGAGGCGAAGTGGGGAGGCCGGAGGGGTACTGAAATTGGGAACGATTGCCTGATTTGGATCGCAATATACCCGAGGCAGGCGAGGTCGGCTTGGGGAATTCGGGGTTTATTTGGGCCGGGCTGGAAGAACGGATGGATTCATGGGCTTTTCGAGAGAGGTCAAAGTTGGGGCCCAGTTAGATTAAGCCAACTTTTACTCTGTTCAAATTCACCGGCAGGGTTCGTTTGGTTTGTGGCCCTAGACGGCTAAACCAAAATTTGAGCACGCCTTGGCGTCAAACATTTTGAGCAGGCTTAGCAAACTGAGCATAGTTTGACTGGTTAGATTTCTTATTATGAAACATATTAATTAGATCTAGGTTCAAATCTTAGACTCGGTATGTTGTGTGAGGTGCATGACTACATTGAGATAACTATCAATCATCTCAAGATAGTAAGATGTTCAAGATGATAGGATGTCTATGTATTTATAGGTGTAAGTGCATATTCATGTTAATACACACGTGAGTATTTGTACCATATTTCACAGTACTTGGTTATTTCTAAGAATTGCAACCACCACTTAATTCTTTTTTATGGAAACCACCACTTAATCGAAGGCCTCAGCAAAAAAAATTTGAAAACAAAATAGCTTGATGCTAACTCCCCGTACATAGTTGACGTTGCAGGGGAATTGACGGTGGGGGTTGTTTGCATAAATGATAAACTGTTGTCTTAAAATCTTCAAACTActgtactccctccatttcattATAAAGCATGCAGGCATTTAAAGATTTAAAAttcataatccttgatgacaTTTAACCTAACCCTAGTATTAGTTCTGTTGGAACGAAATCTTCAAAAAAGAATTAAAAACACCCCCTAGATTGCGACCTTGAAATCTAGAAGAATTTTTTGACGATACGCCATCGCCAATCACGCCTACCATTCAGGGTTCGGGGATTTTGCCGGTCCAGGCTTGGAAGGGTGGCGGAGGCAGCAGACTCAACGCCGGCCAGACGCATCCGACGGATATCGCTGATGGCATTAGAGAAATGCAAAAGGAAAATCAGGCGCTGGTCAGTGGCGTCTGCAGAGTGCACATTTCCTCGCCGTCAAAGGTCAAACCCACAGCCAGCAGCTCAGTGAAAGATCAAAGGCGATTTCTGCATACCAGCTTACCGGAGCGCTTGTCCTCAGAATAAAAAAGTACAATCTGTCTGAACTCAACATCGCCAGTAATGGATGACTCTACAAACTACCACACCTGGAAGCAGCAAGCAGCATTTTTCACTTTCAGGTTTTGAAAGCACATTACAAATACAAATTAGCAACCAACATTTTGCAGCTGAGACCATGTCAAAGTCCACGATACAGCATTCTCCATGGTTGGAGTTGGCATTTCCGTTGAAATAATTGGCAAGCGTTTGGATGTGTGCTACTATGAAGAAAATTTTGGGAAATAGTACTCAAAGATGGCATTCATCAACTCAGAAATGTAAGAGGCCCAGTATCATCCTATGGGTGTCAGAGTGCAGCCTTCATGGAGTTACAAGTTACACAGGTGATCGCAAAACTGGATGAACCATATTATGGTAAACAAGGCAACAAGAGCAAACAAAAAACCTCTCAGGCCGTCAGTGTGATACATACTGCAGACTGCAGTGAATTTATATCCACAACTGCTCCTTGCGGTATTCTCTCACAATGACCGGTACACTGGTGGGTGGAAGCTGCAACAGCAAAACAACCCCATTAATCAAACTGACCTAATGATTTCGCAGTTTGGAATTGCACGGCCTACACAACTTCAGATTAGTTTGGTGCTAAAAAACATGATCAGCTAAACTAATTTAGCAGCCAAAAATTAGTTGATTCTACCTAAGTTTCAAGTTGCTTCCATAAAAACTGCATAAAGTGTCACAATTGCATGTTAAAGACACAACACTATGGAGAAGATGCTGGATACACAAATGTAATGGTTAATCTAAATGTAACCTATGTATACAGAAGTGTAACCCTAGTACCCTACTAAGAAGTAAGAACTCGTTGAAGCTAATCAAACTGTTTGCATGGTTGAAGAGATTCGCGAGTCACTGATTAAAATGATATGCATTCTATTGTTAATAATTAGAGCTTTAGTAACAAGACACATTCTGTTGAAAAGATACCTTTACCCAGTCTGTTGGATATTATAAAAATACGTAGAAGACTGATTATAGCAAGAAGCATATCTTACCATTCCATAGTCTGTTATGATCATCGACACATAGTCATGAGGTGTTGCATCGTACCTATTAGATATACACAATTACTTCCATCGTAGGGAATATTACCAGAAGAAATGGTGGATATACAGAATTAAGAAACATACGTAAGATTTAGAAGTTGGAGATTTGCATTGTCTGCCCAATTCTTAAGATGGTCCTCTGCCTTCCCAGGAACTTTCAAAATGACATCTGGGTCACCTGAGTAAGAAAACTCATGTCAACTGTCAAGTAGCTCTTAGGCCTGATCACAAAAATATGCTTGcaatgaataaacaagaaaataTCCATACCAAGCTCATTAGCACATATAGAATCAAGTTGCACTCTCTCATGAAATTTGTATGCCTCACAACAAACCAGAACTGGAACTCCAAACGCGTGCGCAACCATAGCCACAGATGCCGTTCCAACTCGAGAATAAACTGTTCCATTTGACAATACTGAGGAGGCACCCAAGAAGACTCTTGTAACTTCATGCATGATGTATGAGATGGCATTTACGTGTGTATATGTGCAGTTGATGCCCTTTGCCACTAATCTTCGCAGTAATTCCTGTCCCTCAAGCTTTGGACGAGAATCTACTACTATAACACGAAACTTCCTCCCAAGCTCATGAGCATAATCCAAAATCATTTCAACAACTGATGATGATCCATATGTCAACAAGACATCATTGTCTCTGACCTTTGTGATGGCATGGCTGACAATAGCCTTATCTGCAAGAATTATCTTCTCATTTATAAAACGATCAATATCAGACTGAAGACTAGCTTTAGCTTCAGACTCTGACAATGTATGTGGTAGCTTGGCAATCCTGTTCTTCAGAAACCTAATAGCATTGCCCATGCTAATTGAAAGAGGCCTACACTCAATTAGAAATGACACATAACTACTGACTTTTGCAGTAAGATCTCTGCTGAGAGTTTTATTTGGAGGCGTAGTGTAATCTTTTATTGCCTCTCTGAATGCAAGAAGCATTGCTATGCAACGACCATTGCCACCAGATACTTCACCAGACAAATATTGGAGCCCAACCTGAGACATAGTGCAGCCCAGATGAGTCGTTTAGGCTCAACCAAAATGGTCAATAAATTAATTTTGTAAGCTACTTCGTTTACTTTTGAGAACAACCAATATCTAATCACTTGCCCTTGCAAGGCTGCAGTCTAGTTTTTCCTGGCCTAAACTGTATCTTATGACCAGTGTTCAGCAATAAGCAGGCATCACCATACACCATTAAACATTAGATAAAGTTGCAGTTCATAAAGTGCTCAATGATCTCATGAAACAAATTTGTGAGAATTCGACAGTGTGCAACAAAAAGATGCTCATATGAGAAATGCAATTCTGCTATTTACACCAAGCTTAGTTTTGTGCAAATATCCTTTTCAAACAGTTCTCAAGAAAAATTAATACATGTGCATCAGGTGAAAAGTCATGAGTGCACTGTACCAAAAATGACATATAAGGCTTATCTTTTGTGCAGAGAAAGGTTATATTTAGTATTAGAAAGGCTATCTTTAGTATTTTTTTGTACAGAGGGCAGATGAACATGTTTATGCAAAATCTTTGGGTGTAAGTATTTAGCGTGATCAAAACTTATGAACTTTTTTAACAAAAAATGAAGTGTATACACAACACAATGTAGGTATAGGTACACCAGCATGTAGAATAGAAAATTTGTAATTTGGCTCAGTTAATGGATAAACAAGCTGATGATGGCTTAGTTTCGGCCAAGCAACGAATTTCTTAGGACTAGGAGAGTATGGTGATTCAACAACTGAAGTAATAAGACTGCACTGATTACGTTTATCCACAAACTATCCTCATATATGTAGAGTTCCAAAATTAATGTGAGTATTTCCAAATTTTAAATATCTCACAGAAGATTCACGTACGTTGTAAACCAAATGCTGCATCCTTTTTACTTAGCTTCCTACACCATAGTGATAAGTGCATGAAGATTTTATGTGGGTGAAGAACAGGCCATCAATAAAGTCCTACTTGAGATCTGGAATAGGAGCATTCTATACGGCGAACACATAAGTGTATGAGTATTTAAGAGCATAACAGTTACCTTGTATACAGAAGGATGCATTGGTTCAAGTTGAAAGAATTTTGACTCGAGATCAGGAAGCTGAGTGCCATGCACATACTGAGGCAGATGCCTAAACAATTCAACCCTGTTTCGAGCTTCTGATTGGTTGACTACTGCACGTTTTTTTGCTTTCTCCACCTTATGCACATCATCAAACTGCATTCGGGGATGAGGGGCATCTAACTTTCTTTCTCTTTCTGGAAGGCGTTCAGTAACCTTCTTCTCAGAAGCAACTGTACTTGCAGCTTGGGGCAGATCTTTCTTATGAGCATTTTTTGCTGATTTGGCTTGCTTGGAAGTGACAGGACCAGCCGCAGAAGCAGCGCCGGCAGATTTTCCTGATTTATTTGCAAATCCAACATAATGCAACAATCATGATAGGGACTAGGGAGCTATGCTTATTATATACGTACAAGATCATAATAAAGTTGAATATATTCGTAAGCACATCCTCAACTGCCAAACACTATGACAGTAAACCCAAAAGAAACAGTTGAAACTTGAAAAGGCTGAGAGGCTGTGTGCAATTACCTGCCTCCTTCGCAGCAGCTTTAGCAGCACGTTGAGCCTCCTGAATAGCACGCCTCTCTGCCTTTGAAGTCTTCTGCTTCTGTGGAATGGAGGCCGGAGCACCTTCATTCCGTATTTCAGACAAACCACGCTTGTTTTCTTCTGAAATAGACACAAGTTCACACATAAATAAAATAACTGAAGTAATGTTCTAAATAAATGTAAGTATGTAACTGATATTAAGCCAAAATAAACATATAAACAACAACAGCCCTACAACTTACTGATTTTCATTCAAGCATGTGTGATAACCTTTATCTTAAGCCACGACAGTTTTTCATTGATGTGGTATCCTACTAGGCCATCCCATTCAGCTTGAATGGTTAAGTCtgcatttttttttaaaaaaaaagacacATCTTTCTTCACTTGCTCCCTACTCTCTTCTCTTGACTGTCATACCAAAGCCTGCTTTGGTAAGGTGTAGTGAGATCCCCTGGCTCTATCGCTGCCATGCCACCACACGTGAGACACTCAAACCAACATCACGCTGCTGCTTCCTCACTCTAGGCTCTAGCACCCAGCAGTAGGAAGACCTATGGGAGAATTGGCAGTGAGGACAAGACCAGCAGCTGTCCCTCATCATGTCACCATGGAGCAAGCAGCAACTCCATGCACGGTAGACTGCTACCTCCGCCACTGCCTCCCTCGGCATGGCTTTGGTGCAATCCCATTCAAATTATGCATGTAAGTCATAAAGACTAATATTTCATTTTTTGAGTTCTTTCAAAAATATTTCAAGGATTGGCATTCGTTAAGAAGACTATATATAAAGCTACAAACTATTTGTTTGAACATTAATGTCAGTTCGGCAAACATCTGTACACGATTCAGAGctgaaaacagtacaccaaaagTACCCAATTTCACTGAGCCATTTGATATCACATGCTTGCTTAGTTTATTGAATTACTGATGGCATGGTCATGTGCCTTCCTATTTTTAAGGTTAAATGAGAAGCTCATATGTTTAACTTATTTTTCATGACAGCATAAACTGTCCCCATTTTGTCGAGCAGTTCAATTTCCCCCAAAGCAATGGCAATCGCATCAGTGGTCATAGAGCAAGGCGCGAAAATTTACCTAGCTCCGTGGCAGAAGGCGCCCGGGACCAGGAGTCGTCGTCGGCGATCTCGGACGCGACGTCGAGACGCGCGGACGAACGCGCCGGCGCCGAGGTGGCGAGGACGGCGTCCGCCGCAGCGGGGGATGGCGAGCCGGGGGCCAGGAGATCGGCGTGGCGCGGGGGAGGGATCATGACGGGGGAGAGCCGGCCCGGGGAGAGGTCATCCGACGCTGGCGGCGACCCCGCGGCAGCCCCCTGCTTCGCCAACGGCGCCGGGAccgcggcggcgggagggagGAGCACGGATGGGGCGGAGGCGTCCGGGGTGAAGAATCCTACCTGGCGGATCTTGGGCTCCACGCCCCCAGACGAggagcgcggcggccggcggagatCCATCACCGCGGACGGCGAGGGTTCGGGTTGGGGTTTGGGGTGGGACGCGAGGGAGACGAGAGTGagacgagcgagcgagcgagagccAGAGCCAGTGCCGAGAGGGTGGGGGCGGGGAGCGGGCGGATCGGGCTGGGGGGCTGgggggctgggctgggctgggcgcGAGCGATCATGATGGTGGACGCAGCCGGACCGTGGGCCATGGGCGTCGTGTACGCGGTCTTCGAATTTCAGAGGCCTTCGTTCATTTTAAGTTTGGGCCCTTCGGAGTACGTTAATCAATCGGTTGTCCTAAGTTCTAACAGGCAAACCCCACAAAAAAAAGTCCCGAGGCTATTCACAATGGGAGTTTCATGGGGTGTTTCATGGCATTAATTAGCCTGCCACATCAGTAATTTGGATGACATGGCACATCATTTAAGAAGTAAGAGTTTCATGGAGTTTCATGAGGATGAAACTATGTTAAcccatttccaagaacttgGAAACCGTGTGAAACCTCCATTGAGAGTGTTTTGTTTCATCTTCACACAATTCAGTAAATCCTATTGGTTATTTATTTGCAGCATTTAAGTAGTATGTTAGCATATGAAATAGTGAGATGAAACTCTCTACTGAGAGAGGGTGTTTCATCCTTCTACATAGTTGACGTGGCATTCTTGGAAACATGGACATGttgaaatgaaccggattcccgtatcgaggaatccgactccctgtatcgtcgtgatagtccctggatcaagcgctatcacatacagaactcatttcaggcataatatcacagtcgtgctcattaagaggtcaatcacgggtttaattattacataaatccagcggatctgtagtacggaatttattacaagcctttcggctaaatcgaacaagcagaaagcgcatagcggtagctaggtcttcggccgtcctccatcttcgggttccacctccacaggcgacttgagcgtagctcgggcctcagtcgtaccatccgtcgtcgttggggtcgaattccgggtcggatcctgcatcgtaccaggctatccccaaggaatgggataggttcacgtcaccatccgtatgcaagctttatgtggtctatactacggGTATAACAGAGTTCAAGGGTAAAGCTTGgtgtttccctatgcatgcaatataatatatataagaatacacatctcct from Panicum hallii strain FIL2 chromosome 9, PHallii_v3.1, whole genome shotgun sequence includes:
- the LOC112874485 gene encoding DNA-directed RNA polymerase II subunit RPB2, with the protein product MEDDEYEEGMEMGYGGHHQHRGGHAGYAEDEDEVGYGGGDADEMDEDGDGDGDAEQRDEEEITQEDAWAVISAYFEEKGLVRQQLDSFDEFIQNTMQEIVDESADIEIRPESQHNPGRQAEFAETLHKISFGQIYLSKPMMTEADGETATLFPKSARLRNLTYSAPLYVDVSYRVMKKGHDCEEVTETSDYPKVFIGKVPIMLRSSYCTLYQQSEKDLTELGECPYDQGGYFIINGSEKVLIAQEKMSTNHVYVFKKRQPNKYAYVAEVRSMAENQNRPASSMFVRMLSRAGAKGGSSGQYIRATLPYIRADIPIIIVFRALGFVADKDILEHICYDFSDTQMMELLRPSLEEAFVIQNQQVALDYIGKRGATVGVTREKRIKYAKEILQKEMLPHVGVGEFCETKKAYYFGYIIHRLLMCALGRRAEDDRDHYGNKRLDLAGPLLGGLFRMLFRKLTRDVRSYVQKCVDNGKEVNLQFAIKAKTITSGLKYSLATGNWGQANQAGTRAGVSQVLNRLTYASTLSHLRRLNSPIGREGKLAKPRQLHNSHWGMMCPAETPEGQACGLVKNLALMVYITVGSAANPILEFLEEWGTENFEEISPAVIPQAAKIFVNGCWVGIHRNADLLVKTLRRLRRQIDVNTEVGVVRDIRLKELRLYTDYGRCSRPLFIVENQRLLIKKAHIRALQQRETPDEGWHELVSKGYIEYIDTEEEETTMISMTINDLINARQNPEEAYSETYTHCEIHPSLILGVCASIIPFPDHNQSPRNTYQSAMGKQAMGIYVTNYQLRMDTLAYVLYYPQKPLVTTRAMEHLHFRQLPAGINAIVAIACYSGYNQEDSVIMNQSSIDRGFFRSLFFRSYRDEEKKMGTLVKEEFGRPNRENTMGMRHGSYDKLDDDGLAPPGTRVSGEDVIIGKTSPIPQDDAQGQASRYSKRDHSTSLRHSESGMVDQVLLTTNADGLRFVKVRMRSVRIPQIGDKFSSRHGQKGTVGMTYTQEDMPWTIEGITPDIIVNPHAIPSRMTIGQLIECIMGKVAAHMGKEGDATPFTDVTVDNISKALHKCGYQMRGFETMYNGHTGRKLTAMIFLGPTYYQRLKHMVDDKIHSRGRGPVQILTRQPAEGRSRDGGLRFGEMERDCMIAHGAAFFLKERLFDQSDAYRVHVCEKCGLIAIANLKKNSFECRGCKNKTDIVQVHIPYACKLLFQELMAMAIAPRMLTHDIKTGKDQKKR
- the LOC112876982 gene encoding translation initiation factor eIF-2B subunit delta-like isoform X2 produces the protein MDLRRPPRSSSGGVEPKIRQVGFFTPDASAPSVLLPPAAAVPAPLAKQGAAAGSPPASDDLSPGRLSPVMIPPPRHADLLAPGSPSPAAADAVLATSAPARSSARLDVASEIADDDSWSRAPSATELENKRGLSEIRNEGAPASIPQKQKTSKAERRAIQEAQRAAKAAAKEAGKSAGAASAAGPVTSKQAKSAKNAHKKDLPQAASTVASEKKVTERLPERERKLDAPHPRMQFDDVHKVEKAKKRAVVNQSEARNRVELFRHLPQYVHGTQLPDLESKFFQLEPMHPSVYKVGLQYLSGEVSGGNGRCIAMLLAFREAIKDYTTPPNKTLSRDLTAKVSSYVSFLIECRPLSISMGNAIRFLKNRIAKLPHTLSESEAKASLQSDIDRFINEKIILADKAIVSHAITKVRDNDVLLTYGSSSVVEMILDYAHELGRKFRVIVVDSRPKLEGQELLRRLVAKGINCTYTHVNAISYIMHEVTRVFLGASSVLSNGTVYSRVGTASVAMVAHAFGVPVLVCCEAYKFHERVQLDSICANELGDPDVILKVPGKAEDHLKNWADNANLQLLNLTYDATPHDYVSMIITDYGMLPPTSVPVIVREYRKEQLWI
- the LOC112876982 gene encoding translation initiation factor eIF-2B subunit delta-like isoform X1; amino-acid sequence: MDLRRPPRSSSGGVEPKIRQVGFFTPDASAPSVLLPPAAAVPAPLAKQGAAAGSPPASDDLSPGRLSPVMIPPPRHADLLAPGSPSPAAADAVLATSAPARSSARLDVASEIADDDSWSRAPSATELEENKRGLSEIRNEGAPASIPQKQKTSKAERRAIQEAQRAAKAAAKEAGKSAGAASAAGPVTSKQAKSAKNAHKKDLPQAASTVASEKKVTERLPERERKLDAPHPRMQFDDVHKVEKAKKRAVVNQSEARNRVELFRHLPQYVHGTQLPDLESKFFQLEPMHPSVYKVGLQYLSGEVSGGNGRCIAMLLAFREAIKDYTTPPNKTLSRDLTAKVSSYVSFLIECRPLSISMGNAIRFLKNRIAKLPHTLSESEAKASLQSDIDRFINEKIILADKAIVSHAITKVRDNDVLLTYGSSSVVEMILDYAHELGRKFRVIVVDSRPKLEGQELLRRLVAKGINCTYTHVNAISYIMHEVTRVFLGASSVLSNGTVYSRVGTASVAMVAHAFGVPVLVCCEAYKFHERVQLDSICANELGDPDVILKVPGKAEDHLKNWADNANLQLLNLTYDATPHDYVSMIITDYGMLPPTSVPVIVREYRKEQLWI